The Falco peregrinus isolate bFalPer1 chromosome 9, bFalPer1.pri, whole genome shotgun sequence genome includes a window with the following:
- the LOC101917136 gene encoding CMP-N-acetylneuraminate-beta-galactosamide-alpha-2,3-sialyltransferase 2-like isoform X2, with protein MLGQRCMQVVLILCLLLVLWQCFRAPTDGLSPFPGPPLLLDTPATCCTAVANGSAWFNTHYDMAMGPLLKGTAHELSSDVVQWWLTLQGHPNSVQVQAIIQQLFTVFRVPTSALWDPSRCRTCAVVGNSGRLKGSGHGLQIDGHDWVLRMNRAKIAGFELDVGTRTTHHFMYPESAVNLRPGVHLVLVPFKPLDLQWVASAFSTGELTHTYVRVKRFIKADRNKVLILSPAFLKYIHDNWTQHHGRYPSTGFTALLFALHACQQVS; from the exons ATGCTGGGCCAGAGGTGCATGCAGGTGGTGCTCatcctgtgcctgctgctggtccTGTGGCAATGTTTCCGAGCCCCCACGGATGgcctcagccccttccctgggccTCCACTGCTCCTCGACACCCCCGCTACCTGCTGCACTGCTGTTGCCAATGGCTCTGCATGGTTCAACACCCACTATGACATGGCCATGGGGCCTCTGCTGAAGGGCACAGCCCATGAGCTCTCCTCTGACGTGGTTCAGTGGTGGCTG ACGCTGCAGGGTCACCCAAATAGTGTCCAAGTCCAGGCCATAATTCAGCAGCTCTTCACTGTCTTCCGGGTCCCAACCAGTGCCCTGTGGGACCCGTCTCGCTGCAGGACTTGTGCAGTGGTGGGGAACTCGGGGCGGCTGAAGGGGTCTGGCCATGGCCTGCAGATCGATGGGCACGACTGGGTGCTGAG GATGAACAGAGCGAAGATTGCTGGCTTTGAGCTGGATGTTGGCACAAGAACAACCCATCACTTCATGTACCCAGAGAGCGCAGTGAACCTCCGGCCTGGTGTCCACCTCGTCCTTGTCCCCTTCAAGCCACTGGACCTGCAGTGGGTGGCCAGTGCCTTCTCCACTGGAGAGCTCACGCA CACATACGTGAGAGTGAAACGGTTCATCAAAGCTGACAGAAACAAG GTGCTGATCCTAAGCCCAGCTTTCCTCAAGTACATCCACgacaactggacacagcaccaTGGACGGTATCCCTCCACTGGCTTCACTGCCCTGCTCTTCGCCTTGCATGCTTGCCAGCAG GTCTCATGA
- the LOC101917136 gene encoding CMP-N-acetylneuraminate-beta-galactosamide-alpha-2,3-sialyltransferase 2-like isoform X1, whose amino-acid sequence MLGQRCMQVVLILCLLLVLWQCFRAPTDGLSPFPGPPLLLDTPATCCTAVANGSAWFNTHYDMAMGPLLKGTAHELSSDVVQWWLTLQGHPNSVQVQAIIQQLFTVFRVPTSALWDPSRCRTCAVVGNSGRLKGSGHGLQIDGHDWVLRMNRAKIAGFELDVGTRTTHHFMYPESAVNLRPGVHLVLVPFKPLDLQWVASAFSTGELTHTYVRVKRFIKADRNKVLILSPAFLKYIHDNWTQHHGRYPSTGFTALLFALHACQQVSVFGFGADSEGNWHHYWEKNRWSGAFRRTRVHDADVEFSLIETLAVEGRILFYK is encoded by the exons ATGCTGGGCCAGAGGTGCATGCAGGTGGTGCTCatcctgtgcctgctgctggtccTGTGGCAATGTTTCCGAGCCCCCACGGATGgcctcagccccttccctgggccTCCACTGCTCCTCGACACCCCCGCTACCTGCTGCACTGCTGTTGCCAATGGCTCTGCATGGTTCAACACCCACTATGACATGGCCATGGGGCCTCTGCTGAAGGGCACAGCCCATGAGCTCTCCTCTGACGTGGTTCAGTGGTGGCTG ACGCTGCAGGGTCACCCAAATAGTGTCCAAGTCCAGGCCATAATTCAGCAGCTCTTCACTGTCTTCCGGGTCCCAACCAGTGCCCTGTGGGACCCGTCTCGCTGCAGGACTTGTGCAGTGGTGGGGAACTCGGGGCGGCTGAAGGGGTCTGGCCATGGCCTGCAGATCGATGGGCACGACTGGGTGCTGAG GATGAACAGAGCGAAGATTGCTGGCTTTGAGCTGGATGTTGGCACAAGAACAACCCATCACTTCATGTACCCAGAGAGCGCAGTGAACCTCCGGCCTGGTGTCCACCTCGTCCTTGTCCCCTTCAAGCCACTGGACCTGCAGTGGGTGGCCAGTGCCTTCTCCACTGGAGAGCTCACGCA CACATACGTGAGAGTGAAACGGTTCATCAAAGCTGACAGAAACAAG GTGCTGATCCTAAGCCCAGCTTTCCTCAAGTACATCCACgacaactggacacagcaccaTGGACGGTATCCCTCCACTGGCTTCACTGCCCTGCTCTTCGCCTTGCATGCTTGCCAGCAG gtCTCTGTATTTGGCTTTGGAGCAGACAGTGAAGGGAACTGGCATCACTACTGGGAGAAAAACCGCTGGTCCGGAGCCTTTCGCAGGACAAGGGTCCATGACGCTGATGTTGAGTTCAGCCTCATTGAGACACTGGCAGTGGAAGGCAGGATTTTATTCTACAAATGA